The genome window GCGAGCAAGCCAGCTCCCACATTGACCGCAACTTCGTAGCGTTTAACTCATAAGAACAAGAGTGCACTTCTATGCCCGTACCCGATCTGTTCCGCGACGGCCTGGCCCGTGGCTGGAAAACCCACAATGGCGCCGCCTTAGGCAGCGATCTGACCCTGGAAGCCGATGTGGCGATTATCGGCAGCGGCGCCGGGGGTGGCACCACCGCCGAGATCCTCAGCGCAGCCGGCTACAAGGTGTTGCTGATCGAGGAAGGCCCGCTCAAAACCAGCAGCGATTTCAAACTGCTGGAAGACGAGGCCTACGCCAGCCTGTACCAGGAAGGCATCGGCCGCATGAGCAAAGACGGCGCGATCACCATCCTGCAGGGCCGGGCGGTGGGCGGCACCACGCTGATCAACTGGACGTCGAGCTTTCGTACGCCCGACGCCACCCTCGCCCACTGGGCCAGCGAATACGCGGTAACCGGCCACAGCAGCGCCGAGATGGCGCCGTGGTTCGAGAAGATGGAACAGCGCCTGGGTATCGCGCCGTGGGCCATCCCCCCGAATGCCAACAACGATGTGATTCGCAAAGGCTGCGAAAAACTCGGTTACAGCTGGCACGTGATTCCACGCAACGTGCGCGGCTGCTTCAACCTGGGGTATTGCGGCATGGGCTGCCCGGTCAACGCCAAGCAGTCGATGCTGGTCACCACCATTCCGTCCACCCTGGAAAAAGGCGGCGAGCTGCTCTACCTGGCCCGCGCCGAGCAGCTCAAATACAGCGGCGACACGATCAGCAGCCTGGAATGCGTCGCCATGGATGAACGCTGCGTGGCCCCCACCGGGCGCAAGATCACGGTCAAGGCCAAGCATTACGTCCTGTCCGGTGGTGGCATCAACAGCCCGGCGCTGCTGATGCGTTCAAACGCACCCGACCCGCATTCGCGGCTGGGCAAACGGACCTTTCTGCACTTGGTGAACTTCTCCGCCGGGCTGTTCGACGAGGTCATCAACCCGTTCTACGGTGCGCCACAGTCGATCTATTCCGACCACTTC of Pseudomonas fluorescens contains these proteins:
- a CDS encoding GMC family oxidoreductase: MPVPDLFRDGLARGWKTHNGAALGSDLTLEADVAIIGSGAGGGTTAEILSAAGYKVLLIEEGPLKTSSDFKLLEDEAYASLYQEGIGRMSKDGAITILQGRAVGGTTLINWTSSFRTPDATLAHWASEYAVTGHSSAEMAPWFEKMEQRLGIAPWAIPPNANNDVIRKGCEKLGYSWHVIPRNVRGCFNLGYCGMGCPVNAKQSMLVTTIPSTLEKGGELLYLARAEQLKYSGDTISSLECVAMDERCVAPTGRKITVKAKHYVLSGGGINSPALLMRSNAPDPHSRLGKRTFLHLVNFSAGLFDEVINPFYGAPQSIYSDHFQWQDGTTGKMSYKLEAPPLHPGLASTLFGGYGTQNALDMSQLPHTHAMLALLRDGFHPDSPGGTVELRSDGTPVLDYQVSDYAWDGLRRAFHTMAEIQFAAGAKSVKPLHHDARYVNSLAEARSLIDGLSLELHRTTLGSAHVMGGCAMGEDPKNAVADSLGRHHQLRNLSIHDGSLFPTSIGANPQLSVYGLTAQLATALAERLKTA